In one Campylobacter insulaenigrae NCTC 12927 genomic region, the following are encoded:
- a CDS encoding membrane-bound lytic murein transglycosylase D, whose amino-acid sequence MNKKIIFFLLFFVHTHLVALQTSPEYYHQQTQILRNLDIEPNYLSDMVFLEFKESSMEIHSKTLVDTMREFYKITPIIRKILEKENIPQEFLYLAIVESGLKTHSVSKTKAVGVWQFMKSTAQTLGLRVDPYVDERKDLVKSTYAAIAYLRQLREQFDKWYLAILAYNCGDGKLRQAIKAAKSDDLRVLLDPDKKYLPLETRVFIRKILTMAFLANNSDFLISQDSALLNYTLFNEVEKISIPSSVSLKELAKIAKMSYKDFKNYNPHFHYDFTPPGDKEYYVYIPLNKSFEFKQNLKNTQLAKVDTTIPHTKIYVVKQGDSLYTIAKKHNISVETIKEYNKIKGNLININQKLVLKIKEKNNDKIKTAQNT is encoded by the coding sequence ATGAATAAAAAAATTATTTTTTTCTTATTATTTTTTGTACATACACATTTAGTTGCATTACAAACTAGCCCTGAGTATTATCATCAACAGACGCAAATTTTAAGAAATCTAGATATTGAACCAAATTATTTAAGCGATATGGTGTTTTTGGAATTTAAAGAATCATCTATGGAAATACATTCAAAAACATTAGTTGATACTATGAGAGAATTTTATAAAATTACTCCAATTATTCGCAAAATTTTAGAGAAAGAAAATATTCCGCAAGAATTTTTATATTTAGCTATTGTTGAATCTGGATTAAAAACTCATAGTGTATCAAAAACTAAAGCAGTAGGAGTATGGCAATTTATGAAATCAACCGCACAAACTTTAGGTTTAAGAGTTGATCCTTATGTTGATGAGAGAAAAGATTTGGTTAAATCAACTTATGCGGCTATAGCTTATTTAAGACAATTAAGAGAACAATTTGATAAATGGTATTTAGCGATTTTAGCTTACAATTGCGGTGATGGAAAATTAAGACAAGCTATAAAAGCAGCCAAAAGTGATGATTTAAGAGTATTGCTTGATCCTGATAAAAAATACTTACCATTAGAGACTAGAGTATTTATTAGAAAAATTTTAACTATGGCTTTTTTGGCTAATAATAGTGATTTTTTGATTTCTCAAGATAGTGCATTGTTAAATTATACTTTATTTAATGAGGTGGAAAAAATTTCTATACCTTCTAGTGTATCTCTTAAGGAACTTGCTAAAATTGCAAAGATGTCTTATAAAGATTTTAAAAATTATAATCCGCATTTTCATTATGATTTTACTCCACCTGGAGATAAAGAATACTATGTATATATTCCATTAAATAAAAGTTTTGAATTCAAACAAAATTTAAAAAATACCCAATTGGCTAAGGTGGATACAACTATTCCACATACTAAAATTTATGTAGTAAAACAAGGAGATAGTTTATACACTATAGCTAAAAAACACAATATTAGTGTTGAAACGATTAAAGAATATAACAAAATTAAAGGAAATTTAATTAATATAAATCAGAAGTTAGTTTTAAAAATCAAGGAGAAAAATAATGATAAAATCAAAACTGCTCAAAACACATAA
- a CDS encoding 3-deoxy-D-manno-octulosonate 8-phosphate phosphatase, YrbI family → MIELIFLDVDGCLTDGKIIYTQNYGEIKEFNVKDGAAIEAWQKLGKKVAIITGRNSECVYFRARDLKIELVYQGISDKLACAKEILEKLNLDFSQCAAIGDYYNDKALLENVGYSFKPKDAHKTLNTHRVLNRKGGNGAVSEMIEILIEHNNMQAQWDKLWQ, encoded by the coding sequence ATGATAGAACTTATTTTTTTAGATGTTGATGGTTGCTTAACTGATGGAAAGATTATTTATACTCAAAATTATGGAGAAATTAAAGAATTTAATGTAAAAGATGGAGCTGCCATAGAGGCTTGGCAAAAATTGGGTAAGAAAGTCGCTATTATTACCGGAAGAAATAGCGAATGTGTGTATTTTAGAGCTAGAGATTTAAAGATTGAACTTGTATATCAGGGAATTAGTGATAAATTAGCTTGCGCAAAGGAAATTTTAGAAAAATTAAATTTAGATTTTTCTCAATGTGCTGCTATAGGTGATTATTATAATGATAAGGCTTTGCTTGAAAATGTAGGATATAGCTTTAAACCAAAAGATGCTCATAAGACTTTAAATACACACAGAGTTTTAAATAGAAAAGGCGGTAATGGTGCTGTCAGTGAGATGATAGAAATTTTAATTGAGCATAATAATATGCAAGCGCAATGGGATAAACTTTGGCAATAA
- a CDS encoding permease — MISEKIVMILKDFLVSFGEISILFLLINMLISFINERYAKFFNEHLKKDSFSSYIKAIVLGTLTPFCSCSSIPLLNAFLKNGVPLGVCISYLITSPLINPIIIMVFIFSFGFKITLFYLGFLFVIILSFAFLISRIDTHIFFNRDFITDSLEKSQTCCFNNNLSKHTCCSKNDTNFIEKKQYRHQFKKVFLQSFKEYIKILPYITVGMAIGALIYGLFPQNFFENYLKDYSVLGVFIAAFIGVLLYMNCTSLIPVALALSATGVPLGIMMSFLIAGAGCSLPELILLKRIFKFNFLILFASVIVFIAIGFGILMFFI, encoded by the coding sequence ATGATTTCTGAAAAAATAGTTATGATTTTAAAAGATTTTTTAGTTTCTTTTGGTGAAATTTCTATTTTATTTTTACTTATAAATATGTTAATTTCCTTTATAAATGAGCGTTATGCTAAATTTTTTAATGAACATTTGAAAAAAGATTCTTTCTCAAGTTATATAAAGGCTATAGTATTAGGTACTTTAACTCCTTTTTGTTCATGCTCTAGTATTCCTCTTTTAAATGCTTTTTTAAAAAATGGAGTTCCGCTTGGGGTATGTATTTCTTATTTAATTACCTCGCCTTTGATTAACCCTATTATTATTATGGTATTTATATTTAGCTTCGGTTTTAAAATTACTTTGTTTTATCTTGGATTTTTATTTGTTATTATTTTATCTTTTGCATTTTTGATTTCTAGAATCGATACTCATATATTTTTTAATAGAGATTTTATAACTGATAGTTTGGAAAAATCACAAACTTGCTGTTTTAATAACAATTTATCTAAGCATACTTGTTGTTCCAAAAATGACACAAATTTCATAGAAAAAAAACAGTATAGACATCAATTCAAAAAAGTATTTTTACAAAGTTTTAAAGAATATATTAAAATTTTACCTTATATTACAGTTGGAATGGCAATTGGAGCTTTAATTTATGGGTTGTTTCCTCAAAATTTTTTTGAAAATTATCTAAAAGATTATAGTGTTTTAGGAGTGTTTATTGCTGCTTTTATCGGTGTTTTACTTTATATGAATTGTACTAGTTTAATACCTGTTGCTTTAGCTTTAAGTGCTACTGGGGTTCCTTTAGGTATAATGATGAGTTTTTTAATAGCTGGAGCTGGTTGTTCTTTGCCTGAATTAATTTTATTAAAAAGAATTTTTAAATTTAATTTTTTAATTTTATTTGCTAGTGTTATTGTATTTATAGCGATTGGTTTTGGAATTTTAATGTTTTTTATATGA
- a CDS encoding LptA/OstA family protein — MVFRILICLFLINIFALATQTIEVSAKDFYLDEKNEKSILSGDVEVKKGEDILNSQKLVIFMKNKQPVKYIATNDAKFKIHMKDKTYHGSGDEFIYVVASDTYEINGKAKIIEVETNKQLFGDKIIVDRKNMTYRVISQDNKPAKFVFEVKE, encoded by the coding sequence ATGGTTTTTAGAATATTAATATGTTTATTTTTAATCAATATTTTTGCTTTAGCTACACAGACAATAGAAGTTAGTGCAAAAGATTTTTATCTTGATGAAAAAAATGAAAAAAGTATTTTAAGTGGCGATGTTGAAGTGAAAAAAGGAGAAGATATTCTTAATTCTCAAAAATTAGTTATTTTTATGAAAAATAAACAGCCTGTTAAATATATCGCTACTAATGATGCTAAATTTAAAATTCATATGAAAGATAAGACATATCATGGTAGTGGCGATGAATTTATTTATGTTGTGGCAAGCGATACTTATGAGATTAATGGTAAAGCAAAAATAATTGAAGTTGAAACTAATAAACAATTATTTGGAGATAAAATAATAGTAGATAGAAAAAATATGACATATCGCGTTATCAGTCAAGATAATAAACCTGCTAAGTTTGTATTTGAAGTAAAAGAATGA
- a CDS encoding TatD family hydrolase, translating to MFLDYDFKNKIIDTHCHLDSEAYFGYLNEMLCNAFENGIDKIIIPGASLQDLPRAREIAHRYKNVYFACGVHPYDIDDFDIDILREFITDEKCVAVGECGLDYYRLKADDIKIKDKQKEIFEIQICLAIESNKPLIVHVREANEDSFNILDKYADKLRGGVLHCFNASELLLNLAKKGFYYGIGGVLTFKNAKNLLAILPKIPKEAVILETDGPYLTPEPHRGKINDPILTHFVAQKISQILDISKEEVIKITNLNANRLFFQGQA from the coding sequence ATGTTTTTAGATTATGATTTTAAAAATAAAATCATAGATACACATTGTCATTTAGATAGTGAAGCTTATTTTGGATATTTAAATGAAATGCTTTGTAATGCTTTTGAAAATGGGATAGATAAAATTATTATCCCTGGTGCTAGTTTGCAGGATTTGCCGCGAGCAAGAGAGATAGCACATCGCTATAAAAATGTTTATTTTGCCTGTGGAGTCCATCCTTATGATATCGATGATTTTGACATAGATATTTTAAGGGAATTTATTACAGATGAAAAATGTGTAGCAGTGGGTGAGTGTGGTTTAGATTATTATCGTTTAAAAGCTGATGATATTAAAATTAAAGACAAGCAAAAGGAGATATTTGAAATACAAATTTGTTTAGCTATAGAATCTAATAAACCACTAATTGTTCATGTAAGAGAAGCCAATGAGGATAGTTTTAATATTTTAGATAAATATGCAGATAAATTGCGCGGAGGTGTTTTACATTGTTTTAATGCGAGCGAGTTGTTATTAAATTTGGCAAAAAAAGGATTTTATTATGGCATAGGTGGAGTCTTAACATTTAAAAACGCTAAGAATTTACTTGCAATTTTGCCAAAAATTCCCAAAGAAGCGGTGATCTTAGAAACTGATGGACCATATTTGACTCCAGAACCTCACAGAGGAAAGATTAATGATCCTATTTTGACACATTTTGTAGCGCAAAAAATATCACAAATTTTAGATATATCCAAAGAAGAAGTAATAAAAATAACTAATCTTAATGCAAATAGATTGTTTTTTCAAGGTCAAGCATAA
- a CDS encoding septal ring lytic transglycosylase RlpA family protein, which yields MIEKSLVIGCLGVLFSACSMTSMRTPNVYYPERDFKSVKHNNTTLKGTMKPYTINGKTYYPTVVEVGETADGIASWYGPGFHGKKTSNGETYDQHAYTAAHKTLPMNTIVKVTNLKNHKQTTVRVNDRGPFVTGRIIDLSNVAARDIDMIHTGTAPVRLEVIGFGTSANSGSVHTNSNLGSNGEIADSGHIFQGGAFMVQIGAFRNRSGAELIANRYQKYQSYTSTIQTSSKDGLNRVFLKGFRSEQEARDFVDSGSFPGAFIVRE from the coding sequence ATGATAGAAAAATCACTAGTGATTGGCTGCTTAGGAGTGTTGTTTAGTGCTTGTAGTATGACGTCTATGCGTACACCTAATGTATATTATCCAGAAAGAGATTTTAAAAGTGTAAAACATAATAACACTACTTTAAAAGGCACAATGAAGCCTTATACTATCAATGGTAAGACATATTATCCTACTGTTGTGGAAGTTGGAGAGACTGCTGATGGTATAGCAAGTTGGTATGGGCCAGGTTTTCACGGTAAAAAAACATCAAATGGTGAAACTTATGACCAGCACGCTTATACAGCCGCTCATAAAACTTTACCTATGAATACCATTGTTAAGGTTACAAATTTAAAAAATCACAAACAAACAACTGTTAGAGTTAATGATAGAGGTCCTTTTGTTACAGGTAGAATTATTGATTTATCTAATGTTGCAGCAAGAGATATAGATATGATTCATACGGGTACAGCACCAGTAAGATTGGAAGTAATAGGATTTGGAACAAGTGCAAATTCAGGTTCAGTTCATACTAATTCTAATTTAGGAAGCAATGGTGAAATAGCAGATAGTGGTCATATATTTCAAGGTGGTGCTTTTATGGTTCAAATAGGAGCATTTAGAAATAGAAGTGGAGCAGAATTAATAGCCAATCGATATCAAAAATATCAATCTTATACTTCCACGATACAAACTAGTTCTAAAGATGGTTTAAATAGGGTGTTTTTAAAAGGATTTAGAAGCGAACAAGAAGCAAGAGATTTTGTTGATAGTGGTTCGTTTCCTGGTGCATTTATAGTGAGAGAATAA
- the queA gene encoding tRNA preQ1(34) S-adenosylmethionine ribosyltransferase-isomerase QueA: protein MSEDFLLSNYDYTLPNELIANFPILPKENARLLVYIRKKNEILHLHFKDLASILPPCAIVFNDTKVIKARIYGQKETGSKIELFINNPFKNDTFAVQIKGKVKENQELYFKENLKAKVLKLNDDGTRIVEFFSKNIKLKHHQVFSILDCIGHIPLPPYIKRADQDSDIINYQSIFAKKEGAVAAPTASLHFSEEMIQNLRKKHDIYTTTLHVGAGTFKSVECQDLRAHKMHSEYFHIDKNTCNLINSKEKLLAIGTTVTRCIEYYIRTKKNEGFCDLFLHPQNKIQRVDYLLTNFHLPKSTLIMLVASFIGRKTTLEIYQEAIDKKYRFYSYGDGMLII from the coding sequence ATGAGTGAAGATTTTTTACTTTCTAATTACGACTACACTCTACCAAATGAGTTAATAGCAAACTTTCCTATTTTACCCAAGGAAAATGCAAGACTTTTAGTTTATATTAGAAAAAAAAATGAAATTTTACATTTACACTTTAAAGATTTAGCCTCCATCTTACCACCTTGTGCTATAGTTTTTAATGATACTAAAGTCATTAAAGCAAGAATTTATGGTCAAAAAGAAACGGGGAGTAAAATAGAACTTTTTATTAATAATCCTTTTAAAAATGATACTTTTGCAGTACAAATAAAAGGCAAAGTTAAAGAAAATCAAGAACTATATTTTAAAGAAAATTTAAAAGCTAAGGTATTAAAATTAAATGATGATGGCACAAGAATTGTAGAATTTTTTTCCAAAAATATTAAACTCAAGCATCATCAAGTTTTTAGTATTTTAGACTGCATTGGACATATTCCTTTACCTCCTTATATAAAAAGAGCTGACCAAGATAGTGATATAATAAATTATCAAAGTATCTTTGCAAAAAAAGAAGGTGCGGTTGCTGCACCAACTGCAAGCTTACATTTTAGCGAAGAAATGATACAAAATCTTAGAAAAAAACATGATATTTACACTACCACTTTACATGTTGGTGCAGGAACTTTTAAAAGTGTAGAGTGTCAAGATTTAAGAGCTCATAAAATGCATTCAGAATATTTTCATATTGATAAAAATACCTGTAATTTGATTAATTCAAAAGAAAAATTATTAGCCATAGGAACTACAGTTACTAGATGTATAGAATATTACATAAGAACCAAAAAAAATGAGGGATTTTGTGACTTATTTTTACATCCACAAAATAAAATACAAAGAGTTGATTACCTTCTTACTAATTTTCATTTACCAAAATCAACTCTTATAATGCTAGTGGCATCTTTCATAGGAAGAAAAACAACGCTTGAAATTTATCAAGAAGCTATAGATAAAAAATATCGTTTTTATTCCTATGGTGATGGCATGTTAATCATTTAA
- the tatB gene encoding Sec-independent protein translocase protein TatB, translating into MSFGEIIVILVVAILVLGPDKLPSTIVEIARILKALKSNIDEAKANINKELKIAELKEETQKYKDEFSSANENIRKKLSFEEFDQLKEDILNNTKEIDKQTNNLDEKTR; encoded by the coding sequence ATGAGCTTTGGTGAAATTATAGTTATTTTAGTTGTAGCTATTTTAGTGCTTGGACCAGACAAACTACCATCAACTATAGTTGAGATAGCAAGAATTTTAAAGGCATTAAAAAGCAATATAGATGAAGCAAAAGCAAATATAAATAAAGAATTAAAAATAGCAGAATTAAAAGAAGAAACACAAAAATACAAAGACGAATTTTCTAGTGCTAATGAAAATATTAGAAAAAAATTAAGTTTCGAAGAATTTGATCAACTCAAAGAAGATATTTTAAATAATACAAAAGAAATCGATAAGCAAACAAATAATTTAGATGAAAAAACAAGATAA
- the tatC gene encoding twin-arginine translocase subunit TatC has protein sequence MFEELKPHLTELRKRLFISVACVMVMFFACFAFNEYIINILKAPVEAVLPEISKQMTFVELQEPLFTAMKVSFFTAFLISLPVIFWQFWKFVAPGLYDNEKKLVIPFVSFASIMFALGALFCYYIVIPLAFKFLIDFGVQTQDFKPLISIGLYVGFFTKLIIAFGLAFEMPVITFFFAKLGLIDDTFLKKHFRVSVLIIFVFAAMMTPPDIISQFLMALPLCGLYGISIYIAKKVNPSKKDANE, from the coding sequence ATGTTTGAAGAATTAAAACCTCATTTAACAGAACTTAGAAAAAGATTATTTATCAGTGTAGCATGTGTAATGGTAATGTTTTTTGCATGCTTTGCATTTAATGAGTACATTATAAACATATTAAAAGCCCCAGTTGAAGCTGTATTGCCAGAGATTTCTAAACAAATGACCTTCGTTGAGCTTCAAGAACCTTTGTTTACAGCAATGAAGGTTTCTTTTTTTACAGCTTTCTTAATTTCTCTACCAGTAATTTTTTGGCAATTTTGGAAATTTGTAGCACCTGGACTTTATGATAATGAAAAAAAATTAGTTATCCCTTTTGTGAGTTTTGCTAGTATTATGTTTGCATTAGGTGCTTTGTTTTGTTATTACATAGTCATACCTTTAGCATTTAAATTTTTAATTGATTTTGGCGTACAAACTCAAGACTTCAAACCTTTAATCAGTATTGGTTTATATGTTGGTTTTTTTACAAAACTAATTATTGCTTTTGGCTTAGCTTTTGAAATGCCTGTAATTACCTTTTTCTTTGCAAAACTTGGACTAATTGATGATACATTTTTAAAAAAACACTTTCGAGTTTCAGTTTTAATCATCTTTGTTTTTGCTGCTATGATGACACCACCAGATATTATCTCACAATTTTTAATGGCTCTTCCTCTATGTGGACTTTATGGAATTTCAATTTATATAGCTAAAAAAGTAAATCCTAGTAAAAAAGATGCTAATGAGTGA
- the mrdA gene encoding penicillin-binding protein 2 has protein sequence MRLRLVMIFIACFFTLLLSRVYYISIKSNVYYDEIAKQNAIKTLPLAPDRGQILDTKGRPLAVNKLGFSVSIKPYLYIKKQNRELLDKELQVIVDTFPDQNFTKLKKNYIKVDSYYNQDYIEIIPFIGYDDMIKHFTKLNLRENIQIKSTTQRFYPYESLASHVIGYVGKANLNDMNENEIARLTSYAGRSGIERYYNDILQGVKGEKVSKVNALNKEIEELSYKKPSSSNIVLSIDLDLQEYLAQIFEGLSGAAIVMDVKTGSVLAAGSFPEYDLNPFVVGITQEEWSKLSNDLNHPFTNKLINGLYPPGSVVKMGTALAFLNSQKINEHQKFLCDNNFELGGRKFRCWKPTGHGYIDMNGAIRESCDVYFYKGALEVGIDFISATFERMGFGTKTGIDLPNEFIGTVPSKLWKQQKYNQPWYQGETLNTSIGQGDFLATPMQVAKFTAMIATSKSVTPHFLKSIDDNTTKIIFDNNESVFSTFELAKLPLLRRSMYEVANEEGGTTSRYLKKSPVTIAAKTGTAQVIGISQSEKKRIKEEELEYFFRSHAWITSYAPYEKPQYVVVVLIEHGKSGSSTGGPMLLKIYQKLIELGYIDKKYVKST, from the coding sequence ATGCGTTTGCGTTTGGTGATGATATTTATAGCTTGTTTTTTTACGCTTTTGCTTTCAAGAGTTTATTATATTAGTATAAAGTCAAATGTTTATTATGATGAAATTGCTAAGCAAAATGCTATAAAAACATTACCATTGGCACCTGATAGAGGTCAAATTTTAGATACAAAAGGAAGACCTTTAGCGGTTAATAAATTAGGTTTTTCTGTTTCTATAAAGCCATACTTATATATTAAAAAGCAAAATAGAGAACTTTTAGATAAAGAATTACAAGTCATTGTAGATACTTTCCCAGATCAAAATTTTACTAAACTTAAAAAAAATTATATAAAAGTAGATTCTTATTATAATCAAGATTATATAGAAATCATTCCTTTTATAGGATATGATGATATGATTAAGCATTTTACGAAATTAAATTTGCGTGAAAATATACAAATTAAATCTACAACACAAAGATTTTATCCTTATGAATCTTTAGCAAGCCATGTAATAGGTTATGTCGGCAAAGCCAATTTAAACGATATGAATGAAAATGAAATAGCAAGATTAACTAGTTATGCTGGTAGAAGTGGTATCGAGCGCTATTACAATGACATTTTACAAGGTGTTAAAGGGGAAAAGGTTAGCAAGGTTAATGCTTTAAATAAAGAAATTGAAGAGCTTTCTTATAAGAAGCCTAGCTCTAGTAATATTGTCTTGAGTATTGATTTAGATTTACAAGAATATTTAGCCCAAATTTTTGAAGGTTTATCTGGTGCTGCAATAGTTATGGATGTAAAAACAGGATCTGTGTTAGCAGCTGGTAGTTTTCCTGAATATGATTTAAATCCTTTTGTTGTGGGCATTACTCAAGAAGAATGGAGTAAGTTGTCTAATGATTTAAATCATCCTTTTACAAATAAACTTATCAATGGTCTTTATCCTCCAGGGTCTGTTGTAAAGATGGGTACAGCTTTAGCTTTTTTAAATAGTCAAAAAATTAATGAACATCAAAAATTTTTGTGTGATAATAATTTTGAATTAGGTGGTAGAAAATTTAGATGTTGGAAACCTACGGGTCATGGATATATCGATATGAACGGAGCTATTAGAGAAAGTTGTGATGTCTATTTTTACAAAGGTGCTCTTGAAGTTGGAATAGATTTTATTAGTGCAACTTTTGAAAGAATGGGTTTTGGAACAAAAACAGGTATAGATTTACCAAATGAATTTATAGGTACGGTGCCAAGTAAATTATGGAAACAACAAAAATACAATCAGCCTTGGTATCAAGGTGAAACATTAAATACAAGCATAGGTCAAGGAGATTTTTTAGCAACTCCTATGCAAGTAGCTAAATTTACAGCTATGATAGCTACTTCAAAATCTGTAACTCCACATTTTCTAAAGAGCATAGATGATAATACAACTAAAATTATTTTTGATAATAACGAAAGTGTTTTTAGTACTTTTGAACTTGCGAAATTACCTCTTTTAAGGCGTTCTATGTATGAGGTTGCTAATGAGGAAGGTGGAACAACATCAAGATATTTAAAAAAATCTCCAGTTACCATAGCAGCTAAAACGGGAACTGCTCAAGTGATTGGAATTTCACAAAGTGAAAAAAAACGTATTAAGGAAGAGGAATTAGAATATTTTTTTAGATCTCATGCTTGGATTACTTCTTATGCTCCTTATGAAAAACCACAATATGTGGTAGTTGTTTTAATTGAACATGGTAAGAGTGGTAGCAGTACAGGCGGTCCTATGCTTTTAAAAATTTACCAAAAACTTATCGAGTTAGGTTATATAGATAAAAAGTATGTAAAATCAACTTAA
- the yihA gene encoding ribosome biogenesis GTP-binding protein YihA/YsxC has product MILNAKFLLSASKLDEALEPICTEVAFLGRSNVGKSSLINTLCKNKNLAKSSSTPGKTQLINFFDVECKKDKDKFKIVFIDLPGFGYAKVSKKTKAIWNKNLDEFLKNRTSIKLFIHLIDSRHNNLDIDLNLDNYLNSFLKADQKKISVYTKCDKLNQSQKAKLLNYDPSAILVSNLKKQGIEQLEYKIINESLGINAK; this is encoded by the coding sequence ATGATACTTAATGCTAAATTTTTACTTTCTGCTTCAAAATTAGATGAGGCTTTAGAACCAATTTGCACCGAAGTAGCTTTCTTAGGTCGTTCTAATGTAGGTAAAAGCTCTTTAATAAATACACTTTGTAAAAATAAAAATTTAGCAAAAAGCTCTTCAACTCCTGGTAAAACACAGCTAATTAACTTTTTTGATGTTGAATGTAAAAAAGATAAGGATAAATTTAAAATAGTTTTTATTGATTTACCTGGATTTGGATATGCTAAAGTAAGTAAAAAAACAAAAGCAATTTGGAATAAAAATTTAGATGAATTTTTAAAAAATCGTACTTCTATAAAACTTTTTATTCATTTAATTGATTCTAGGCATAATAATCTAGATATTGATTTAAATTTAGATAATTATCTAAATTCGTTTTTGAAAGCTGATCAAAAAAAGATTTCTGTTTATACAAAATGTGATAAGCTAAATCAAAGTCAAAAAGCAAAATTGTTAAATTACGATCCTAGTGCAATTTTGGTTTCAAATCTAAAAAAACAAGGTATAGAACAACTAGAATATAAAATTATTAATGAGAGTTTAGGGATTAATGCGAAGTAA
- a CDS encoding HugZ family heme oxygenase yields the protein MSFESVINHMNSHHQSNLLDLCKKFSHTANISKAILKNVDFDGLDILYNDDQLLRINFPKKANQDTIKDIIIELCLNAKSEDNSSDIEKEINDFISQYNSVILATLTINGETTCSYAPFFRVQSNNYIYISEVSEHYHNIKSNPNNIEIMFLEDESKASSVILRKRLRYRVHANILERDDEFEKNYDEFEKQVKEDKAVKMIRTMLDFHLIKLDFHNGRFVKGFGQAYDIQNEKITHIKGNRPHKFSHKK from the coding sequence ATGAGTTTTGAAAGCGTTATAAACCACATGAATTCTCACCATCAATCAAATTTACTAGATTTGTGTAAAAAATTCTCTCACACTGCCAATATATCAAAGGCTATATTAAAAAATGTAGACTTTGATGGATTAGATATTTTATACAATGACGATCAATTATTACGTATTAATTTTCCAAAAAAAGCAAATCAAGATACTATAAAAGATATAATTATAGAGCTTTGCTTAAATGCAAAAAGTGAAGATAATTCCAGTGATATTGAAAAAGAAATCAATGATTTTATTTCACAATATAATTCAGTAATCTTAGCAACGCTAACAATCAATGGAGAGACTACTTGTTCTTATGCTCCATTTTTTAGAGTACAATCTAATAATTATATTTATATCAGTGAAGTAAGCGAGCATTATCACAATATCAAATCTAATCCAAATAATATTGAAATAATGTTTTTAGAAGATGAAAGTAAAGCAAGTTCAGTGATTCTAAGAAAAAGATTACGCTATAGAGTCCATGCAAATATTCTTGAACGTGATGACGAATTTGAAAAAAATTATGATGAATTTGAAAAACAAGTTAAAGAAGATAAAGCCGTTAAAATGATTAGAACAATGCTAGATTTTCATTTAATAAAACTTGATTTCCATAATGGGCGTTTTGTTAAAGGATTTGGTCAAGCTTATGATATTCAAAATGAAAAAATAACTCATATCAAAGGTAATCGTCCTCACAAATTTTCTCATAAAAAATAA
- a CDS encoding ArsR/SmtB family transcription factor: protein MQNFLKITSAINDESRILILAFLQENGKLCVCDLQNSLNMSQSRLSRHLKILKEAGFLDVDRQGVWAYYKIKENLNLFCQDTLKNIHHLSLNLPQFRKVSCPCPKE, encoded by the coding sequence ATGCAAAATTTTTTAAAAATAACAAGTGCAATTAATGATGAAAGCAGAATTTTAATTTTGGCTTTTTTACAAGAGAATGGAAAACTTTGTGTGTGTGATTTGCAAAATTCTTTAAATATGAGTCAATCAAGACTTTCAAGACATTTAAAAATTTTAAAAGAAGCTGGTTTTTTGGATGTTGATAGACAAGGAGTTTGGGCCTATTATAAAATTAAAGAGAATTTAAATCTTTTTTGCCAAGACACGCTAAAAAATATCCATCATCTTTCGCTAAATCTTCCTCAGTTTCGTAAAGTATCTTGCCCATGTCCTAAGGAATAG